DNA sequence from the Pedobacter sp. W3I1 genome:
ATAAAGTTATTCGCTACACCACTAAATTTATCCAGCCTGCCGTTCGTTTTATCCTGTAACATTACGTTCATGGCCTCCACATTACTAAAGCCCGGAACCGTAGGGAAACTGAATACAAAGAAGGTACCGGCAGATATGGCCGCCATTTTGGCCCTTACTATATTTTGGATTTCATCGATATTTTTTACCGCCCCTCTTTCGTCGTTTGGTTTTAACAATAAGAAAATCTGACCAGCCGAAGGACTGTTGGATGCGGTTAAAAAGTTATAACCAGCCAACGACATTACAAATCTTGCTGATGGCATTGCCCTCAACTCTGCTTCTGCCTGTTTTAATATTTTATTGGTATTGGCCAATGATGTTCCGGATGGACTGGCAACCGCGATAGCCACAAAACCCTGATCCTCTGTCGGGATAAAGCCTGTTTTTGTTCTGCCTACAAGGAAAATGGTAACCAAAACGATTAAGGCTAATCCACCCATGCTGATCCATTTATTACGGATAAGCACTTTTAAGCCCCCAACATATCGGTTGGTCATATAATTGAAACCACCGTTAAAGCCTGCATAAAACTTTTCTACAAAACCTTTTTTAGGCGCGTTATGACCACCTTCGGCATGTTTGTTCTTTAAAAATAAGGCCGCCAGCGCAGGGCTTAAAGTTAACGCGTTAACAGCTGATATAATGATGGCGATAGCCATGGTTAAGGCGAACTGTTTGTAAAATATACCTGTTGAGCCTGTCATGAAACCAACCGGTAAAAACACCGCCGCCATTACCAGTGTAATCGATATAATGGCCCCGGTAATTTCGTTCATGGCCTCGGTAGTTGCTGCCCTCGGACTAAGCGAAGGGTTTTCTTCCATTTTGGCATGCACCGCCTCTACCACCACAATCGCATCATCTACCACAATACCTATGGCCAGTACCAGCGCAAAAAGGGTTAAAAGGTTAACAGAGAAGCCGAACAGCTGCATGAAAAAGAAAGTACCGATAATAGCCACCGGAACCGCAATAGCTGGGATTAAAGTAGATCTGAAATCCTGAAGGAAGATAAATACTACAATAAATACCAGTAAAAATGCTTCTATCAAGGTGTGCTCCACCTGGTTGATGGATTCATCAAGATCGGTTTTGGTACGGTAAAACTGGTTGAATTTAATGCCCGCCGGGAAATCTTTTGATAGTTTCGCCAATAGTTTATCAATGGCAATCTGGATTTCGTTGGCATTAGAGCCCGATAACTGGATTACACCAATGGTAATTCCATCATGCCCGTTTAAACGGTTTACACTACCATAACTATACGCACCCAATTCTACACGGGCTACATCTTTTAAGCGTAATATAGAACCATCTGAATTAGAACGGATCGCGATATTTTGATATTCCTCTGGTTTAGTAAGTTTACCTTTATATTTAATGATATATTCAAACGCCTCACTACTTCTCTCTCCAAACCTACCTGGGGCTGCTTCCAGGTTTTTGTCCTGAATGGCGGTGATCACTTCATTCGGTGTAATTTTATAAGTAGCCAATTGACTTGGGTTTAACCAAATACGCATTGAATAATCTTTAATACCACCAAATACACTGGCAGAACCTACACCCGGGATACGTTTAAGTTCGGGAATGATATTAATCTGCGCATAGTTATTTACAAAAACGGCATCGTATTTTTTAGGATCTTCCGAGTAAATACCGATAGCGCCAATAAAACTATTTTGCTGTTTGGTAGTGGTTATGCCATATTGTACAACCTCTGCAGGCAATTGACTGGTAGCCTGCGAAACCCGGTTTTGCACGTTAACAGCTGCCTGATCGGGGTTGGTACCCTGTTGAAAGTAAACCGTAATGGCTAATGTGCCATCGTTACTGGCACTGGAGGTCATGTAGGTCATATTCTCCACACCATTAATTGCTTCCTCCAATGATGGAGTTACCGAACGTAAAATCGTTTCGGCATTGGCCCCTGGGTACACTGCGGTTACCAATACCGACGGAGGTGCGATATTTGGAAAGCGCTCTAAGGGCAACTTTGTTAAGCCCAGTATACCAACTATTACCAATAAGATGGAAATAACAGTCGAAAGTACAGGCCTGTCTATAAATTTCTGAAACATGACTTTTTAGATTTTAGGTCTTATTAATTTTTTGTTTTTGCAACAGCTACTTTATCTGCTGCTTTTTGAGGCTGGATAACCATACCCTCCTGTAATTTATCAACCCCGCTTAACACGATCTGGTCGCCAACTTTTACCCCGTCTTTAACCAGGTAATTTTCGCCGGCTTTACCAACAATGGTAATGGATTGTTTTTTCACCTTACTGCTGTCTCCTACGGTAAATACAAATACTTTATCCTGCATTTCTACCGTCGATGACTGAGGCACCAGAATGGCATCATCATGCTGCAAACCTAAACGGATCTTACCGGTATTACCCGAGCGAAGAACGCCGCTCGCATTAGGAAAACTTGCCCTTAAAGTAATGGCACCCGTGTTTTTATCAAACTGACCATCGATCATATCGATCTTACCTTTAATTGGGTAAGCAGAATTATCAGCCAATAAAAGTTCTACCGCTGGTAAATGTTTAATCCTGTCGGCAGGAGTTTTACCCGGGTAGTTCGCATTAAAATTGTTGAAGTCGTTTTCTGCTAAAGAGAAATAAACATGCACTTCGTGGATATCGGATAACTGTGTTAAAGCAATCTGATCCGTCGGAGAAACTAAACTTCCCTGTTTTTTAGGGATACGACCGATGTAACCGCTCACCGTAGCCTTAACATTGGTATAACCTAAGTTAATCTGTGCCGAAGCAACACTGGCTCTGGCTTGTTCGGCATTTGCCTGCGCAATTTTATAAGCTGTTTTGGCTGTTTTTAACTGAAAATCAGAAACTACTTTGTTCTGAACAAGCGGTGTTAACTTATCAACTTCCAACTGTGCGTTTAAGATAGCCGCTTCTGCTGCATGTAAACTCGCTTTGGCATTATTTAAAGCCTCGCGGTAAGGGTTTTCGTTGATTTTGAACAAGGTTTGTCCGGCGGTTACATAAGCGCCTTCATTAACCAAAACACTTTGTAAGTAACCACTCACCTGCGGACGGACATCGATATCAACAGCACCTTGAATAGAAGCCGGATATTCAATATACGTAGTTTCTGTGCTTGCGCTAATCGCGCTTACTGGTAAGGCTGGCGGTGGTGGTGCAGCTGCAGCCTGATCAGCAGATGATTTACAACTCACCAGAATTATGGATAGTAGAGAAATTGTTAACATTAACTTAATACTATTAAACTGTTTAACAGTGTTAAGTAAAGGGGACAAGCGATGTAGAGATTTCATATGGATTAAATTTAATTGGAATTAGCGTGTATAAATAATTTAACAGTGTTAAATTACTTTGTAAAAAAAAATTAACTATTAATAGATAATGTAATGCCCTTGATGGCATCTTTTAAAATTTGCTGGTTTAATTCGTCTGTTGTTCTTCCGTTGGGGCGAACCAGGTTAATGGAAATTAAACCATGGATGATAGACCAATAGGTGTAATACTTCATGCAGATATCATCGTCAGATACTGGTTTCTTCTCAAATAACGATTCAATTACATCGCCTAACATACTACTTACGTTTTCGGCTTCAGTCATCGAATTTTTAACGGTGCAACAAACCATATCTACACCGTACATCAACTGATAAAATTCTTTGTGGGCAAAGGCGAAGTTCCAATAGGCAATCCACATGGCTTCCATTTTATCTTCCGGAGATTCGTGTTTATCCCTCGCTTCGCGGATATCTTTACCCAACATTAAATATCCTCTTCTGGTGAGTTCCAGTAAGATGCCGTCTTTGTTAGAAAAGTATTCGTAAATAATTGGTGCAGTATATTCAATCTGGTCGGCAATTTTACGCATACTCAATGCCTGCCAGCCTTCTGTTTGAACAATGTTCAAGGCCGCATCCAGAATTTTTGTTCTGGTTTCATCTTTTAAACGTAGAATTCTTTCTTTACTTCCCATGACTGGAATATTAGGTGTAAATAATCTAACACCGTTAAGCAAATGTAGAACCAATTCCAGAATTCACAATCATTCATTTGTCATAAACATTTTATTGATTAGTTTTACAACTGATAATCAACGGTTAAAGCCTTAAAAACTGCATTTTCAAACAACGTGATTTTTTAAAAAAAAATAAAAAATGATTTTCCGCGAGGCAAAAACAACTGACATACCTGCGATCCAAATTGTCAGACATACGGTAAAAGAGAACATTTTGTCCGATTTAGCAGATAGATCATAATGCTTTCTATCTTTCTTACGTCATGCTGAACTTGTTTCAGTATCCTTTCGGCATGTAAGGCCCTGAAATAAATTCAGTGTGACGACCGTTCATGCATTTTGTCGTGCCAACAATGACGATACAGCGTAGAAAAGAATAACCCACCAAGACACAAAGTTTAGTGTCTTCATGATATAGCCACCAAAGCCTGAACCATGTAAGGCATATAAGTTACATAAAAGCTCAATACCTAATATGTTCTTACATTTCTTCTATGGTGAAAACCTCTAATAAAAGTTTTAACCACTAAGACCCTGACCTGGAGCGAAGCGGAAAGCTACGAAGTAAAACAAGTTCAGGGTGACGAACCGAGAGAGGAATTGTTGCGACTCAACTGTGGCGGAATGGAGAGATCTTTAAACTTTGTAATTAAGTTGGAAAGATTTCGCCAATATCGTACCATTGACAGACTCCGCTAGAAAAATCGTCATCTCGACCGAAGCAACGCGGAGTGGAGAGATCTATCTAGACAGATTTAGCTTCGCTGAGCCTTCGGGTTCTCGGCTACGTTGCACTCCGCTCGAAATGACGATTACTAAGGGAGTTTAAAAATTACGCTTTAAACTTCTTCATAAAGTTGCTTACACTTTCTTCTAAATACCCATCAGCAATGGCTTTAACGAAAGCCGTACCAATAATGGCACCGTTGGCATACGAGCAAGCCTTGTCAAAAGTCTGTTTATCGCTGATCCCGAAACCGATCATCGTTGGATTTTTCAGGTTTAGGTTTTTAATCCTGCTGAAATAAGCTTCCGTGGTATCACCAACTTCGAGGTTTTTACCCGTTGTAGCTGATGATGATAACAAATAGATGAATCCATTGGTTAAACCGTCAATTTTATGGATACGTTCTTCAGCGGTTTGAGGGGTGATTAAAAATACATTGCTCAGGTTATGTTTTTCGAAGCAATCTTTATAAAACTCCTCATATTCTACCATTGGTAGATCAGGAACAATACAGCCATCTACCCCTACTTCGGCACAAGCTTCGCAGAATTTTTCTACGCCAAACTGCAAAACAGGGTTTACATAACCCATTAACAAAACAGGAATGGTAACGGTCTTACGCAAGTCTTTCAACTGTTCGAAAAGCAGCTTAAGCGTCATCCCCTGATCGAGCGATTGTTTACTACTCGCCTGAATTACCGGTCCATCGGCAACAGGATCAGAATAAGGAAATCCTATTTCAAGCATGTCAGCACCCGATTTTTCCAGTGCTTCGGCAATTTGAATGGTATCGCCAGTATTTGGATAACCAGCGGTATAATAAATTGATAATATATTTTTCTTCTCCTGGAAGAGTTGTTTAATTCTGTTCATTTTTTTTCTTTTTCCGTCATTGCGAGGTACGAAGATAACCGAACGAAGCGAGCTCATGAATGCCTTTAAAAACAACTGCAAAAATGAATAATCTTAATGCTTTGGGTTAGCCTCCTAGCGCGTGTAGTAGGATTGCTTCGTGCCTTATAATGACAATTCTTCTAAAGATTAAA
Encoded proteins:
- a CDS encoding efflux RND transporter periplasmic adaptor subunit → MLTISLLSIILVSCKSSADQAAAAPPPPALPVSAISASTETTYIEYPASIQGAVDIDVRPQVSGYLQSVLVNEGAYVTAGQTLFKINENPYREALNNAKASLHAAEAAILNAQLEVDKLTPLVQNKVVSDFQLKTAKTAYKIAQANAEQARASVASAQINLGYTNVKATVSGYIGRIPKKQGSLVSPTDQIALTQLSDIHEVHVYFSLAENDFNNFNANYPGKTPADRIKHLPAVELLLADNSAYPIKGKIDMIDGQFDKNTGAITLRASFPNASGVLRSGNTGKIRLGLQHDDAILVPQSSTVEMQDKVFVFTVGDSSKVKKQSITIVGKAGENYLVKDGVKVGDQIVLSGVDKLQEGMVIQPQKAADKVAVAKTKN
- a CDS encoding TetR/AcrR family transcriptional regulator, translating into MGSKERILRLKDETRTKILDAALNIVQTEGWQALSMRKIADQIEYTAPIIYEYFSNKDGILLELTRRGYLMLGKDIREARDKHESPEDKMEAMWIAYWNFAFAHKEFYQLMYGVDMVCCTVKNSMTEAENVSSMLGDVIESLFEKKPVSDDDICMKYYTYWSIIHGLISINLVRPNGRTTDELNQQILKDAIKGITLSINS
- a CDS encoding efflux RND transporter permease subunit translates to MFQKFIDRPVLSTVISILLVIVGILGLTKLPLERFPNIAPPSVLVTAVYPGANAETILRSVTPSLEEAINGVENMTYMTSSASNDGTLAITVYFQQGTNPDQAAVNVQNRVSQATSQLPAEVVQYGITTTKQQNSFIGAIGIYSEDPKKYDAVFVNNYAQINIIPELKRIPGVGSASVFGGIKDYSMRIWLNPSQLATYKITPNEVITAIQDKNLEAAPGRFGERSSEAFEYIIKYKGKLTKPEEYQNIAIRSNSDGSILRLKDVARVELGAYSYGSVNRLNGHDGITIGVIQLSGSNANEIQIAIDKLLAKLSKDFPAGIKFNQFYRTKTDLDESINQVEHTLIEAFLLVFIVVFIFLQDFRSTLIPAIAVPVAIIGTFFFMQLFGFSVNLLTLFALVLAIGIVVDDAIVVVEAVHAKMEENPSLSPRAATTEAMNEITGAIISITLVMAAVFLPVGFMTGSTGIFYKQFALTMAIAIIISAVNALTLSPALAALFLKNKHAEGGHNAPKKGFVEKFYAGFNGGFNYMTNRYVGGLKVLIRNKWISMGGLALIVLVTIFLVGRTKTGFIPTEDQGFVAIAVASPSGTSLANTNKILKQAEAELRAMPSARFVMSLAGYNFLTASNSPSAGQIFLLLKPNDERGAVKNIDEIQNIVRAKMAAISAGTFFVFSFPTVPGFSNVEAMNVMLQDKTNGRLDKFSGVANNFIGKLMAKPAIAYAFTSYKADYPQLQLDVNDEKADQLGVSKKDILQTMQTYFGTAQASDFNRFGKYYRVVVQADVADRTDPASIDRVFVKNKAGESVPISTLVKLTRVYGSETASRYNLFNSIEVNAIPKPGFSSGDAIKAIEETAREQLPTGYAYEFSGQTREEISSGGQSTVIFLLCLVFVYFLLSAQYESYILPLAVILSIPTGVFGVFVVLGLTGIENNIYVQVALIMLIGLLAKNAILIVEFAVQRRKAGLSLVDSAIEAARLRIRPIIMTSLAFVFGLFPMSIATGPSAQGNHSISIGAAGGMVSGVILGLFIIPVLFVIFQALQEKISKKSRNEVVHHNGEPVNNNHVVYETV
- the trpA gene encoding tryptophan synthase subunit alpha — translated: MNRIKQLFQEKKNILSIYYTAGYPNTGDTIQIAEALEKSGADMLEIGFPYSDPVADGPVIQASSKQSLDQGMTLKLLFEQLKDLRKTVTIPVLLMGYVNPVLQFGVEKFCEACAEVGVDGCIVPDLPMVEYEEFYKDCFEKHNLSNVFLITPQTAEERIHKIDGLTNGFIYLLSSSATTGKNLEVGDTTEAYFSRIKNLNLKNPTMIGFGISDKQTFDKACSYANGAIIGTAFVKAIADGYLEESVSNFMKKFKA